The following proteins are co-located in the Pseudomonas sp. ATCC 13867 genome:
- the mscK gene encoding mechanosensitive channel MscK, whose product MSFLLRTLLTAVLLGGPLTGLPALAADNAPPSAEQVQQSLDGLAERKLPDTDAKPIKASLENTLKLLAAKADSEKQLAELKGQLADASRLISENQKTLNRLKGSSEKPASQRYNGYSATQLEMVLNEQSAQLAAWQKEIIDAKSEILTAQTRPERAQADLSKNQTRLLEIAGVLKAGKESSKPLGEEHRDELLAEQAALTAQNLLLRQQLAGNNLLLDLASSQRDLLAERIGREERETLELQAMISDKRREQSEKTVAELSKDSEAAGTDSLLSKESAANLKLSDYLLRTTDRLNTLTRRNLEAKQQLDTLTQGEQALDEQINVLRGSLLLAKILYQQKQSLPVIKTDRDLADEIADLRLYQFELNQKRDEINNTQVYLDNLLAQQPQESVTRQLRHDLETLVDTRLELMERLNHELNALLNEAITLQLNQKQLKETSDSLRDTLDEQMFWIPSNRPLDLSWFKMTPTLLHHQLSEVPWGSGVKELGEGLIDRPFLFLPLLLLVAGLLWKRRFLYDKLESLNDDIGHFKRDSQAHTPLALLLAVLLALPGTLALAIAGLALLLDARGQNATLGSALLEMAQVWLVFYTAHRILRPGGIAERHFHWSQPQVLFLGKLMRRLGLVVMSLVAVVTVAEHSPASLADDVIGIAVVLFGYAAMTWLLAQLLFNSPSSERPSMIKMIVGLGFTALPVALFLAVGFGYYYTALKLTDRLIDTLFLLMFWMVVEATFVRGMGVAARRLAYQRALSKRQNTPKEGIEGTEVVEEPTLGIEQINDQSMRLIRLGLLIGFVVTLYWVWADLISVVSYLDNVTLYQYTSGTGDAASTTPISLSDFIMALVIAAVTVALARNLPGLLEVLVLQRLTLAQGSAYAITTLLSYTISGVGIVSALSTLGVSWDKLQWLVAALSVGLGFGLQAIFSNFVSGLIILFERPVRIGDVVTIGNLSGTVSRIRIRATTITDFDRKEIIVPNQTFITGQLVNWSLSDTVTRVTIKIGLAYESDLPLARKIMLDAVHSNSRVLRDPEPVLYFTTISASTFDYELRFHVRELGDRNPAVDETLTRIALAFRENNIDMAFNQVDVFLKNFQGQEAQVIVGQQQPAAAPVKISAPQGTDKPSSDKA is encoded by the coding sequence ATGTCATTCCTGCTGCGTACCCTGCTGACCGCCGTCCTCCTGGGCGGCCCGCTCACCGGCCTGCCCGCGCTGGCCGCCGACAACGCTCCGCCCAGCGCCGAACAGGTGCAGCAGAGCCTCGACGGCCTTGCCGAGCGCAAGCTGCCCGACACCGACGCCAAGCCGATCAAGGCCAGCCTCGAGAACACTCTCAAGCTGCTGGCGGCCAAGGCCGACAGCGAGAAGCAGCTGGCCGAACTCAAGGGCCAGCTCGCCGACGCGTCCCGCCTGATCAGCGAGAACCAGAAGACCCTGAATCGCCTCAAGGGCAGCAGCGAGAAGCCCGCCAGCCAGCGCTACAACGGCTACAGCGCCACCCAGCTGGAAATGGTGCTCAACGAGCAGTCTGCCCAACTGGCCGCCTGGCAAAAGGAAATCATCGACGCCAAGAGCGAAATCCTGACCGCGCAGACCCGCCCGGAACGCGCCCAGGCCGACCTGAGCAAGAACCAGACCCGCCTGCTGGAGATCGCCGGCGTGCTCAAGGCCGGCAAGGAAAGCAGCAAGCCGCTAGGCGAGGAGCACCGCGACGAGCTGCTCGCCGAACAGGCCGCGCTCACCGCACAGAACCTGCTCCTGCGCCAGCAACTGGCCGGCAACAACCTGCTGCTCGACCTCGCCTCCAGCCAGCGTGACCTGCTCGCCGAGCGCATCGGCCGCGAGGAACGCGAGACCCTCGAACTGCAGGCGATGATCAGCGACAAGCGCCGCGAGCAGTCGGAGAAGACCGTCGCCGAGCTGTCCAAGGACTCCGAGGCCGCCGGCACCGACAGCCTGTTGAGCAAGGAAAGCGCCGCCAACCTCAAGCTGTCCGACTATCTGCTGCGCACCACCGACCGCCTCAACACCCTGACCCGGCGCAACCTGGAAGCCAAGCAGCAGCTCGACACCCTGACCCAGGGCGAGCAGGCGCTCGATGAGCAGATCAACGTACTGCGCGGCAGCCTGCTGCTGGCGAAGATCCTCTACCAGCAGAAGCAGTCCCTGCCGGTGATCAAGACCGACCGGGACCTGGCCGACGAAATCGCCGACCTGCGCCTGTACCAGTTCGAGCTGAACCAGAAGCGCGACGAGATCAACAACACCCAGGTCTATCTCGACAACCTGCTGGCCCAGCAGCCGCAGGAAAGCGTCACCCGGCAACTGCGCCATGACCTGGAAACGCTGGTCGACACCCGCCTGGAGCTGATGGAGCGCCTCAACCACGAACTGAACGCGCTGCTCAACGAAGCCATCACCCTGCAGCTGAACCAGAAACAGCTCAAGGAAACCAGCGACAGCCTGCGCGACACCCTCGACGAGCAGATGTTCTGGATCCCCAGCAACCGCCCGCTGGACCTGTCCTGGTTCAAGATGACGCCCACGCTGCTGCACCACCAACTGTCGGAAGTGCCCTGGGGCTCGGGCGTGAAGGAGCTGGGCGAAGGCCTGATCGACCGCCCGTTCCTGTTCCTCCCGCTGCTCCTGCTGGTCGCCGGCCTGCTGTGGAAGCGCCGCTTCCTCTACGACAAGCTGGAGTCGCTGAACGACGACATCGGCCACTTCAAGCGCGACAGCCAGGCCCACACCCCGCTGGCCCTGCTGCTCGCCGTGCTGCTGGCGTTGCCCGGCACCCTGGCGCTGGCCATCGCCGGCCTCGCCCTGCTGCTTGACGCCCGCGGTCAGAACGCCACCCTGGGCAGCGCGCTGCTGGAAATGGCGCAGGTCTGGCTGGTGTTCTACACCGCGCACCGCATCCTGCGTCCGGGCGGCATCGCCGAACGGCACTTCCACTGGAGCCAGCCGCAGGTACTGTTCCTCGGCAAGCTGATGCGCCGCCTGGGCCTGGTGGTGATGTCGCTGGTCGCGGTGGTCACGGTCGCCGAGCACTCGCCGGCCTCCCTGGCCGATGACGTGATCGGTATCGCCGTGGTGCTGTTCGGCTACGCCGCCATGACCTGGCTGCTCGCCCAACTGCTGTTCAACAGCCCGTCCAGCGAGCGCCCGTCGATGATCAAGATGATCGTCGGCCTGGGCTTCACCGCCCTGCCGGTGGCGCTGTTCCTGGCCGTGGGCTTCGGCTACTACTACACCGCGCTCAAGCTCACCGATCGGCTGATCGACACCCTGTTCCTGCTGATGTTCTGGATGGTGGTGGAAGCCACCTTCGTCCGCGGCATGGGCGTCGCCGCCCGCCGCCTGGCCTACCAGCGCGCGCTGTCGAAGCGGCAGAACACGCCCAAGGAAGGCATCGAAGGCACCGAAGTGGTGGAAGAGCCGACCCTGGGCATCGAGCAGATCAACGACCAGTCCATGCGCCTGATCCGTCTGGGCCTGCTGATCGGCTTCGTGGTCACCCTCTACTGGGTCTGGGCCGACCTGATCAGCGTGGTCTCCTACCTGGACAACGTGACCCTCTACCAGTACACCAGCGGCACCGGCGACGCGGCCTCCACCACGCCGATCAGCCTGAGCGACTTCATCATGGCGCTGGTCATCGCCGCCGTGACCGTCGCCCTGGCGCGCAACCTGCCCGGCCTGCTGGAAGTGCTGGTGCTGCAGCGCCTGACCCTGGCCCAGGGCAGCGCCTACGCCATCACCACCCTGCTGTCCTACACCATCAGCGGCGTCGGCATCGTCAGCGCGCTGTCCACCCTCGGGGTGAGCTGGGACAAGCTGCAATGGCTGGTGGCCGCACTGTCGGTCGGCCTGGGCTTCGGCCTGCAGGCGATCTTCTCCAACTTCGTCTCCGGCCTGATCATCCTCTTCGAGCGCCCGGTGCGGATCGGCGACGTGGTGACCATCGGCAACCTGTCCGGCACCGTCAGCCGCATCCGCATCCGCGCCACCACCATCACCGACTTCGACCGCAAGGAAATCATCGTCCCCAACCAGACATTCATCACCGGCCAGTTGGTGAACTGGTCGCTGAGCGATACGGTGACGCGGGTGACCATCAAGATCGGCCTGGCCTACGAGAGCGACCTGCCGCTGGCGCGCAAGATCATGCTCGACGCCGTCCACAGCAACTCGCGCGTCCTGCGCGACCCGGAGCCGGTGCTGTACTTCACCACCATCAGCGCCAGCACCTTCGACTACGAACTGCGCTTCCACGTCCGCGAACTGGGCGACCGCAACCCGGCGGTGGACGAAACCCTCACCCGCATCGCCCTGGCCTTCCGCGAGAACAACATCGACATGGCCTTCAACCAGGTCGACGTGTTCCTGAAGAACTTCCAGGGTCAGGAAGCGCAGGTCATCGTCGGGCAGCAGCAGCCCGCCGCCGCACCGGTGAAGATCAGCGCCCCCCAGGGCACTGACAAGCCCAGCAGCGACAAGGCCTGA